The DNA window GTGAAAATGGAGGCAGAGACCTGGGAAGAGGAATTTTACAATGAGATAGAGGAGAGAGGAGTCCCTGGAGATTGGGAATTCTATGAGGATGAAAATCTTTGTATGGAAGAGAGAGGAGCGAAGTACACGCAGCGGACATTTGGGAGGTAATTCTAATGAAATATAAGGGGTATTTTATGTTATTATTCTAGCACTTCCTACTTGAAGCCTCCTGAAATCCTGGATGTCTCCAGAAACCCCTTCCTAGTCTGCAGTTCTCTGTGTGTTATACACAGTGGCTGTATCACAAATGGATCTGACAGTTTGTTGCATTGTTGTTTTGCATTGAGGCATACAGTGCTTCATTGTGTAATAGTATGGATTCAAGGCTGGCTGTCCACAGAGCCATGACTAGGCCTTTATTAGTTAATGATTTCATCCATTACCTGCAAACAAACGTGTTGATTGTAAAGGACGGGAAAGGATCTCTGTTAGGCTGAGCTCACAAACACAGAAAAGCTGTATTATTTGTTGCATGTTTGCTGTATTCTTAAGCCAGgattggactgagcagaaggtagacgtataaatgcttcctttatatttcctattccttttcaagACACTTTTGTCTtcagctaaaaaaataaaatacagcaaatactgcataaaaaatgcagcttttccgcaaagtgtggcctcagcctaaggcctatgccccatgttgtgaaaacgcaaCCTTTTGGCCATGCAAAAACACATTGACAAAAAGTGCTGCAtattacctgcaaaatggataggattctggTCAATCTCattcacactttgcagaaaaaaaaatctgcagtggaaaagctgcattttcaaaaatgcttgcatttCTTAAAATCACAGCAtctcaattataactatggaaattctggcgctttccgtataggtataataggggctggaagtctgcagaggaaaacaatGCGTAAATCTAGCCACATGTGGTGGGGATTTCAACGGATAACAACGTTCCGAGAGGACCGAACCGCACTGGGAGGCATCAGAGCATCGTGGAaaggtgagtgttttttttttttttttttaattttttcactgccccagttgatttaaaaaattaaacttattgtccatttttgcctggacggTCCCTTCAACAGAAGAGAATTGTCTAAATACTTCCTATATGTTTCATTCCTTttcaattcactcctgactttggcttaaacaacctcagcaaaatctgcaacaaaaaaacttttccactgttgcgtttccacaacatgggacttTAGCCTTAGGTAGTGTTAATAATTCTGCCCCATTGTCTTTATTCTGCAGATCAGTGCAATTACGGCAATGCTAAACTTGCAATTTTTGCATCTTCCCTTAAATTGACATGATTCTGAGTGATTTGGAATTGTTTCTAATCTTGGGTACTGACAGAGGATGtctgagggttggttcacactagcgcttgtattccgtccgcaaggagtccacatggagacccccccggacggaataccaagactaatgcaagcgctgtgcagttaagcacaattcattcgtgcgggcagtgcgcggcaagcacatggagaccattatagtctatgggctccatgtgcttttgcaagcacatcgcttgcaattgcgattgcattccgtccgggggggtctccatgtggtctccttgcggacggaatacaagcgctagtgtgaaccaaccctgataTGTAAAAAAACAGGCATCTGCCGGCTATGTTCAAACACCTGATATTGGGAAGAGGCCAACTATAGAAGCAGCCTCTATGCATGGGTAATAACTAaggacagatttttatttttttttaacaaaaagcgCGAAAGCACAGATGGTGAAATTGTTGTATACAGTTGTTGTATGTTCTGCATGACAGTAAAGCACCTGATGCCTACACCAAATTCATACACGTCATGCACGTGTCTATAGTTGAAAAGTGTACTATTTTGGTGGATGGGGCAAGCTCCCTAAATGCTGTGGTTAACCGGCCAGGTTCAGAGTTTTCTCTGATCCTATTGGTCACATTGGCGTTACTCTGACTGTTGATCACATGTACATTATATGTTAAAGGCTTACCTTTAtttgtaaaattgtaaaaaagTGGTTCTCTAATAATAATTCatactgtatattctgctttactgGATGATTTAGtctttaatatactgtattgcatttttttattCAGGTTTCGTTGTTCTGGGTGTAAGCGTAGATGGAACTCTGCAGAAGTCCATGTTTTATTTCTCATAAGTCTGAATAAATACACACAACAGGGCACAGTAAAGATGAGGATCTTCAGGCAAGAATGTAAAAAATGCAGCTTTCCTGAACTGGAAGAGCCAGAGATTAGTTATGAGAATGTCACAAGAATCATCAAAAATCTTGTAAATCGTATTCTGCTGGTATTCTATGGAGCGAAGAAGGCCCAAGGAGATTTGAAACCAGAAGTATACAGTAAGGATATGGAAGGTCCTCATGACAAGGAGCACTGTGAGGCTTGCAAGATGATGATCTGTAGATGGCAGGTAGTGGCAACCAACAATCAAACAGCAGATAGGGGCTCCTCTGCTGGCACAACATCGTCATATGTGTTTCCATCTACAACAATCTACCCAGCTTATGAATCCAATCTTCGATCAACAACAACCTACTCGGGTAATCAATCAACAACAACCTACTCGGGTAATCAATCAAATCTTGGATCAACAACAACCTATTCGGGTAATCAATCAACAACAACCTACTCGGGTAGTCAATCAAATCTTCGATCAACAACAACCTACTCGGGTAATCAATCAAATCTTCGATCAACAACAAGCCACCAAACAGAAAGATTTACACGTTCGTCATCACAATATAAAGAAGAAGAATCCTCCTTTCCCATTGTAGCCTCACTTATTGCAGGAATTGGGGCTTTGGCTCTGTGGTATTTTAAAAGATAAAATTATATAATTGATCAAAGAATAACTTAATTGAAAATAGATCTTTACGGTCCACCTATTTTGAGGCTCACTTGTCTCAGTAAACAGTAGGTGTAGCCATTTCCaataaaatccttttcttgtCTCAATAATGGTTAAGTTGTCCAAATGAAGATCAACCCTCTGTATAATGACAGAGAATCCTGTAATGGACATGTACTTATACCCTGCTGCTATCTgatagagctgcagtgtaaagcatgagggATTCACATGGCAATATCTTGTGACCTTAATGAAACAGGGAATACATTTCTTGCTAAAGGCCTGTTAACATCCTGGTGTATATGTTAACTGAGGGTTGTAATGGATGCCTAATAAAGGCATACAACACCCATAGCTTATGATGGGATCTGTTTAATTGATCCTTCATTAAAGCTAGTATGATGTAGATAATTAATGCCTGTGATACTTTGAGTATGTATTGCAAAatcattttatcttgtgtcttgTAACACACATATCTGGACTTGTCGAGAGAAAAAGTAAAGCAAGAAATGACGTAACTGTTAGGcttccttgcatttttttttttgtccaacgCTGGTTTCGGCTAATACTAATTCAAAATACTGACCAGAATATTTCCATGAGAATGAGGGCTCAGCCTACTAACACACAACAgtggtgcaaaatggccattttCATGGATTCCTCAAACATTGCAATGTATTTAGGGATCtgtaaaaaatggacaaaaatagagcatgacctatacTTTGAAGGTTCATGCCAATGGATCGTCAACATATTGtttatgtgaatagcccccattcaccagCAGTgaaattaagggctcgttcacacggtgtaacgtcccgcgagatttggcacgtgtacgctgcgtgaccctttgcgtgtcgtacacgctcccattgagttcaaagggagcggggatcgtatgcgccgcgctagtttgcggccgtgaataaatgcacggccgcaaactagcacggcgcatacgatccccgctcccattgaactcaatgggagcgtgtacggcacgcaaagggtcacgcggcgtacacgtgccaaatctcgcgggacgttacaccgtgtgaacgagccctaaggctgctGTGTGACGGCCTTAACAACTGATATTCACTGTTGTATGGATATAGATTAAAGCTGTATTCATATTGTTGCTTCATGTTTTTCAAGCCATTGTGAAATAACCTCAAACTGATCATGACAGAACTGAACTGTAGACTGATACAACCTTGTGGCATTTGGTGAGTTCACAAGGAGTTGTTTGCAGGAAGATCTTAAGTGCAGAAACTGCCtttaaaatctgcatcaaaaaacgcctcccattcttTTCATTGGGAGTTCTTAGCAGATTTTTCCCTGTAGCTTATTTTTTCAGCCAactatttttcaagcagattccgccttgaaaaaccaattgaaatcaatgggaggaggaAAAAATGCGACACGGTTTTTCATATGGTTTATTttaaaaaagcatcaaaaactgCTATCGTGTTTTAAAGCAGATTTTGCAGGtccatatactgtgctggagtaataagaaaaaaaagtggcaaaacccaggggaaaaaaaacacgtaaaaaaagtgcatttttgtgaacttatccttaggccATCGCCCCACCTGGTATAAGTGCAACAGTTTGCCCGTAGCATAGACGCcgcagaaaaaattgcagc is part of the Leptodactylus fuscus isolate aLepFus1 chromosome 3, aLepFus1.hap2, whole genome shotgun sequence genome and encodes:
- the LOC142196716 gene encoding receptor-transporting protein 4-like, which gives rise to MEAETWEEEFYNEIEERGVPGDWEFYEDENLCMEERGAKYTQRTFGRFRCSGCKRRWNSAEVHVLFLISLNKYTQQGTVKMRIFRQECKKCSFPELEEPEISYENVTRIIKNLVNRILLVFYGAKKAQGDLKPEVYSKDMEGPHDKEHCEACKMMICRWQVVATNNQTADRGSSAGTTSSYVFPSTTIYPAYESNLRSTTTYSGNQSTTTYSGNQSNLGSTTTYSGNQSTTTYSGSQSNLRSTTTYSGNQSNLRSTTSHQTERFTRSSSQYKEEESSFPIVASLIAGIGALALWYFKR